From the genome of Halomonas sp. 1513, one region includes:
- a CDS encoding mammalian cell entry protein — MSEDRPAALPHKAKRRRQRRISPIWIVPIVAVLIGLWLAYDNYLQRGTQITLVMDNAEGIEAGSTLIKTRNVEIGRVERVGLSDDLRSTEIVARISPDAERMLVDDTRFWVVKPRIGREGISGLGTVLSGAYIQLQPGSSESPRRDFEVLDQPPIAAQDAEGIRINLVSQLGNSLRVGDPVTYQGYTVGRVEDAQFDAANRQMRQRLFIESPYDVLVTESTRFWSASGIDLRLDSEGVRVNVESLEALLGGGVTFGVPEDVPLGPMVEPDTTFSLYPDEDSAQQGSFNRYLEYVLLIDGTVRGLSRGAPVEFRGVRIGTVASVPWNFSATQPEGRQGFAIPVLVRIEPQRIGNDDDDARFDLEEWETRFERLFDMGLRASLKSGNLLTGAMFVDLNFQRDLEGEYVAEVFEERRVFPTTTGGFAQIEAQVGNLLDKLNNLEIEPLLSGLDRNLAQSEAMLEEVRELTGTFQAIVDDPATREMPDNLNRSLIELRETLSGLSPESDAYRELTGAMQRLERLMRDLQPAARTISEQPSALIFDRRSGDDPEPRAPRD; from the coding sequence ATGTCAGAAGACCGCCCCGCTGCTCTCCCCCACAAGGCCAAGCGCCGGCGCCAGCGGCGTATCTCGCCGATCTGGATCGTGCCCATCGTGGCCGTGCTGATCGGCCTGTGGCTGGCCTATGACAACTATCTGCAGCGCGGCACCCAGATCACCCTGGTGATGGACAACGCGGAGGGCATCGAAGCCGGCAGCACCCTGATCAAGACCCGCAACGTCGAGATCGGCCGGGTCGAGCGGGTCGGCCTGTCGGATGACCTGCGCAGCACCGAGATCGTGGCGCGCATCAGCCCCGACGCCGAGCGCATGCTGGTCGACGACACACGCTTCTGGGTGGTCAAGCCGCGCATCGGCCGCGAGGGCATCAGCGGCTTGGGCACCGTACTGTCGGGCGCCTACATCCAGCTGCAGCCGGGCAGCAGCGAGTCGCCGCGGCGCGACTTCGAGGTGCTCGACCAGCCGCCGATCGCCGCCCAGGACGCCGAAGGGATTCGCATCAACCTGGTCAGCCAGCTGGGTAACTCGCTGCGCGTCGGCGACCCGGTCACCTACCAGGGCTATACCGTGGGACGTGTCGAAGACGCCCAGTTCGACGCCGCCAATCGTCAGATGCGTCAGCGGCTGTTCATCGAGAGCCCCTATGACGTGCTGGTCACCGAGAGCACGCGCTTCTGGTCGGCCAGCGGTATCGACCTGCGCCTCGATTCGGAAGGGGTGCGCGTCAACGTCGAGTCGCTGGAGGCGCTGCTGGGCGGCGGCGTGACCTTCGGCGTCCCCGAGGACGTGCCGCTGGGCCCGATGGTCGAGCCCGACACCACCTTCAGCCTGTATCCCGACGAAGACAGTGCCCAGCAGGGCAGCTTCAACCGTTACCTGGAGTATGTGCTGCTGATCGATGGCACCGTCCGCGGCCTGTCGCGCGGCGCCCCAGTCGAGTTCCGCGGGGTACGCATCGGCACCGTGGCCAGCGTGCCGTGGAACTTCAGCGCGACCCAGCCCGAGGGACGCCAGGGCTTCGCCATCCCCGTGCTGGTGCGCATCGAGCCGCAGCGCATAGGCAATGACGATGACGATGCGCGCTTCGACCTGGAAGAGTGGGAAACGCGCTTCGAACGCCTCTTCGACATGGGCCTGCGCGCCTCGCTGAAGTCGGGCAACCTGCTCACCGGGGCCATGTTCGTCGATCTCAATTTCCAGCGCGACCTGGAGGGCGAGTACGTTGCCGAGGTCTTCGAGGAGCGTCGCGTGTTCCCGACCACCACCGGCGGCTTCGCGCAAATCGAGGCCCAGGTCGGCAACCTGCTCGACAAGCTCAACAACCTCGAGATAGAACCGCTCCTCAGCGGGCTCGACCGCAACCTGGCACAGTCCGAGGCGATGCTGGAAGAGGTGCGTGAGCTGACCGGCACCTTCCAGGCCATCGTCGACGATCCGGCGACCCGCGAGATGCCCGACAACCTCAATCGCAGCCTGATCGAGCTGCGCGAGACGCTCTCGGGGCTGTCGCCGGAGTCCGATGCCTATCGCGAACTGACCGGCGCCATGCAGCGCCTCGAGCGCCTGATGCGCGACCTGCAGCCCGCGGCGCGCACCATCAGCGAGCAGCCCAGTGCGCTGATCTTCGATCGTCGCAGCGGTGATGACCCCGAACCACGGGCACCCCGCGACTAG
- a CDS encoding paraquat-inducible membrane protein A, which translates to MTDTAIDTPQASGSPPRTRRRLRACHECDLVVALPPLRARERADCPRCGHTLSKRHYRPAQRSMALACSALIALMMAVSFPFISFQVGGVGNRIELSETASTMLGFHQPLVAIAVALTIIVLPAVYLCGMIWLQYGLLRRQPMPFSRGIARSLSHLHPWMMADVFIIGALVSLIKVAGMAQIEFGVAFWAFCVFAILLLYTTQSVDSDWMWFSLAGEPLAPRGVRTGETAAPQRVTGCPTCGLVNRLTADGHGQCRRCGERLHARLPHSLQRTWALLAASVVMYVPANVYPIMTTTTLGHTSQSTIIGGVVELWQMGDWPVATVIFVASVVVPVGKILALAWLCLMINRSDELSNATRTTLYRITEFIGRWSMIDVFVVAMLVALIRAGALMSITPGPAALAFGAVVVLTMLAAMTFDPRLIWDDPPRRATTEPAARGTA; encoded by the coding sequence ATGACCGACACCGCCATCGACACGCCTCAGGCATCAGGATCACCGCCCCGCACGCGGCGGCGCCTGCGCGCCTGTCATGAATGCGACCTGGTGGTGGCGTTGCCGCCGCTGCGCGCCCGCGAGCGCGCCGACTGCCCGCGCTGCGGCCATACCCTCAGCAAGCGTCACTATCGCCCGGCCCAGCGCAGCATGGCGCTGGCCTGCAGTGCCCTGATAGCGCTGATGATGGCGGTGAGCTTTCCGTTCATCAGTTTTCAGGTCGGCGGCGTCGGCAATCGCATCGAACTCTCCGAGACCGCCTCGACCATGCTCGGCTTCCATCAGCCGCTGGTGGCGATTGCCGTAGCGCTGACCATCATCGTGCTGCCGGCGGTCTATCTGTGCGGCATGATCTGGCTGCAGTATGGGCTGCTCAGGCGCCAACCGATGCCGTTCAGCCGCGGCATCGCCCGTTCGCTGTCTCACCTGCATCCGTGGATGATGGCCGACGTGTTCATCATTGGTGCCCTGGTCAGCCTGATCAAGGTCGCCGGCATGGCGCAGATAGAATTCGGCGTGGCCTTCTGGGCGTTCTGCGTCTTCGCCATCCTGCTGCTCTACACCACCCAGTCGGTGGACTCGGACTGGATGTGGTTCTCGCTGGCCGGCGAGCCGCTGGCCCCGCGCGGCGTGCGCACCGGCGAGACCGCGGCACCCCAGCGGGTCACCGGCTGCCCCACCTGCGGCCTGGTCAACCGCCTCACCGCCGACGGCCATGGCCAGTGCCGACGCTGCGGCGAGCGGCTTCATGCCCGGCTGCCGCACAGCCTGCAGCGCACCTGGGCGCTGCTCGCCGCCTCGGTGGTGATGTATGTCCCGGCCAACGTCTATCCGATCATGACCACCACCACCCTGGGCCACACCTCCCAGTCGACGATCATCGGCGGCGTGGTGGAGCTGTGGCAGATGGGCGACTGGCCGGTGGCCACGGTGATCTTCGTCGCCAGCGTGGTCGTGCCGGTGGGCAAGATCCTGGCCCTGGCCTGGCTGTGTCTGATGATCAATCGCAGCGACGAGTTGAGCAACGCCACGCGCACCACCCTATACCGAATCACCGAGTTCATTGGCCGCTGGTCGATGATCGACGTCTTCGTGGTCGCCATGCTGGTGGCACTGATCCGCGCCGGCGCCCTGATGTCGATCACACCCGGGCCTGCCGCGCTCGCCTTCGGCGCAGTGGTGGTGCTCACCATGCTCGCCGCCATGACCTTCGATCCGCGCCTGATCTGGGACGATCCGCCCCGCCGCGCCACCACCGAGCCCGCTGCTCGAGGAACCGCCTGA
- a CDS encoding calcium/sodium antiporter (YrbG; inner membrane protein involved in cell envelope integrity; putative sodium ion/calcium ion exchanger; in E. coli it is non essential for cell viability; member of the YRBG family of cation/Ca2+ exchangers) produces the protein MWLPLAAIVVGLVILVWSAERFVDGAVATSRRLGLSPLLIGMLVIGFGTSAPELMVSALASLEGSPGLALGNAYGSNITNIGLILGLVALISPLAVHSQVLRQELPMLGAVTLLAAWQLRDGVISGIDAAVLLVALALFIGFSIWRSRQRAGREDALASDTADSLEQQAMSLSRGVLWTLLGLTLLIVSSRILVWGAVEIAAAFGVSDLIIGLTVVAVGTSLPELAASISALRRREHDLVLGNVVGSNLFNTLAVVGLAGVITPIDAGPEVLARDWLAMAVMTGLLALFALGWRGRPGRINRYEGATLLALFVAYTGYLVGSVLVP, from the coding sequence ATTTGGCTGCCGCTGGCGGCGATCGTGGTTGGGCTGGTGATTCTGGTGTGGAGCGCCGAGCGCTTCGTCGATGGCGCGGTGGCCACGTCGCGACGCCTGGGGCTGTCGCCGCTGCTGATCGGCATGCTGGTGATCGGCTTCGGCACCTCGGCCCCGGAGCTGATGGTCTCGGCGCTGGCCTCGCTGGAGGGCAGTCCGGGACTGGCACTGGGCAACGCCTACGGTTCCAACATCACCAATATTGGCCTGATCCTGGGGCTGGTGGCGCTGATCTCGCCGCTGGCAGTGCACTCTCAGGTGCTGCGCCAGGAGCTGCCGATGCTGGGCGCGGTGACCCTGCTGGCGGCCTGGCAGCTGCGCGACGGGGTGATCAGCGGCATTGATGCCGCCGTGCTGCTGGTGGCGCTGGCGCTGTTCATCGGCTTCAGCATCTGGCGCAGCCGCCAGCGCGCGGGCCGCGAGGATGCGCTGGCCAGCGACACCGCCGACAGCCTCGAGCAGCAGGCGATGTCGCTGTCGCGCGGCGTGCTGTGGACCCTGCTGGGATTGACGCTGCTGATCGTCAGCTCGCGGATCCTGGTGTGGGGCGCGGTGGAGATTGCAGCGGCCTTCGGCGTCAGCGACCTGATCATTGGCCTGACGGTGGTGGCGGTAGGGACCTCGCTGCCCGAGCTCGCGGCGTCGATCAGCGCGCTGCGCCGTCGCGAGCACGACCTGGTGCTGGGCAATGTGGTCGGCTCCAACCTGTTCAATACCCTGGCGGTAGTCGGGCTCGCCGGCGTGATCACGCCTATCGACGCGGGCCCCGAGGTGTTGGCCCGCGACTGGCTGGCGATGGCCGTGATGACTGGCCTGCTGGCGCTGTTTGCGCTGGGCTGGCGGGGTCGCCCGGGCCGCATCAATCGCTACGAGGGCGCGACGCTGCTGGCGCTGTTCGTCGCCTATACCGGTTATCTGGTCGGCAGCGTACTGGTTCCCTGA
- a CDS encoding phosphonate ABC transporter substrate-binding protein, with translation MAFPHAMYRTLLGTGAAGLVLFSSLASADLAQRFSDADGDLVADAPSDESQWVDPDTLVFAYTPVEDPAVYAEVWAGFLEHMEEVTGKSVQFFPVQSNSAQLEAMRAGRLHVAGFNTGGVPVAVNCSGFVPFTMMASEDGSFGYEMEIITYPGSGIESVEDLAGRNLAFTSETSNSGFRAPSALLRSEYGLEADEDYETAFSGSHDNSILGVVNQDYDAAAIANSVAARMISRGVVDEGDYDIVYTSETFPTTAYGHVYNLHPELADSVKEAFETFDWEGSALEEEFANSGESQFIPITYQEHWAVIRTIADANDVTYDCD, from the coding sequence ATGGCATTTCCCCATGCAATGTATCGCACCCTGCTAGGCACTGGCGCCGCCGGCCTGGTGCTCTTTTCGAGCCTGGCCAGCGCCGATTTGGCGCAGCGCTTCAGCGACGCCGATGGCGACCTGGTGGCCGACGCACCCAGCGATGAGTCGCAGTGGGTCGACCCGGATACGCTGGTATTTGCCTACACGCCGGTCGAAGACCCAGCGGTCTACGCCGAGGTGTGGGCGGGTTTCCTCGAGCATATGGAGGAAGTCACCGGCAAAAGCGTGCAGTTCTTCCCGGTGCAGTCCAACTCGGCCCAGCTCGAGGCGATGCGCGCCGGCCGACTTCACGTGGCGGGCTTCAATACCGGCGGCGTGCCGGTGGCGGTCAACTGTTCAGGCTTCGTGCCCTTCACCATGATGGCTTCCGAGGATGGCTCCTTCGGCTATGAGATGGAGATCATCACCTACCCGGGCAGCGGTATCGAGAGCGTCGAGGACCTTGCCGGACGCAATCTGGCCTTCACCTCGGAAACCTCCAATTCGGGCTTCCGCGCCCCCTCCGCGCTGCTGCGCTCCGAGTACGGCCTGGAGGCCGACGAGGACTACGAAACGGCGTTTTCTGGTAGCCACGACAATTCCATCCTCGGTGTGGTCAACCAAGACTACGATGCCGCCGCCATTGCCAACTCGGTGGCCGCGCGGATGATTTCCCGCGGCGTGGTCGACGAGGGCGACTACGACATCGTCTATACCTCGGAGACTTTCCCGACCACCGCCTACGGCCACGTCTACAACTTGCACCCCGAGCTCGCCGACAGCGTCAAGGAGGCCTTTGAGACCTTCGATTGGGAGGGCAGCGCGCTGGAGGAGGAGTTCGCCAACTCCGGTGAATCGCAGTTCATCCCGATCACCTATCAAGAGCACTGGGCGGTGATCCGCACCATCGCCGATGCCAACGACGTCACCTACGACTGCGACTGA
- a CDS encoding phosphonate ABC transporter ATP-binding protein — MLTLSAVTKRYATGDLALNDIHLSLPRGQVMALIGPSGAGKSTLIRCVNRLVEPSGGSIDLEGVELIGLSSSRLRQARRTMAMIFQEYALVDRLTVMENVLSGRLGYVGFWRSFLRRYPAADVVEAFRLLERVGLTHALDKRADALSGGQRQRVGIARALLQDPRLLLVDEPTASLDPKTSRQIMRLIRELCAERNLAAIINIHDVALARQFADRIVGLRAGEIVFDGKPGELNAEILTTIYGEEDWSSDEEGAADDVPQASQAPRPLLAVGGE; from the coding sequence ATGCTTACCCTAAGCGCGGTGACCAAGCGCTATGCCACCGGCGACCTGGCCCTCAACGATATTCATCTATCGCTGCCCCGCGGCCAGGTGATGGCGCTGATCGGCCCCTCGGGGGCCGGCAAGAGCACCCTGATTCGCTGCGTCAATCGGCTGGTCGAGCCCAGCGGCGGCAGCATAGATCTCGAAGGTGTCGAATTGATCGGCCTCTCCTCGAGCCGCCTGCGCCAGGCACGCCGGACGATGGCGATGATCTTCCAGGAGTACGCGCTGGTCGATCGACTCACGGTGATGGAGAACGTGCTCTCCGGGCGGCTCGGCTACGTCGGCTTCTGGCGCAGCTTTCTGCGCCGCTACCCCGCGGCGGACGTGGTCGAGGCGTTTCGCCTGCTCGAACGTGTCGGCCTGACTCACGCGCTCGACAAGCGCGCCGACGCGCTGTCCGGCGGTCAGCGCCAGCGGGTGGGGATCGCCCGTGCCCTGCTGCAGGACCCGCGGCTGCTGCTGGTCGATGAGCCCACCGCAAGCCTCGATCCCAAGACCTCGCGCCAGATCATGCGTTTGATCCGTGAGCTGTGTGCCGAGCGCAACCTGGCCGCGATCATCAATATTCACGACGTGGCCCTGGCGCGGCAGTTTGCCGATCGCATCGTCGGGCTGCGCGCCGGCGAGATCGTCTTCGACGGCAAGCCCGGCGAACTCAACGCCGAGATTCTCACCACCATCTACGGTGAGGAGGATTGGAGTAGCGACGAGGAGGGCGCCGCCGACGATGTCCCCCAGGCGTCTCAAGCGCCCAGGCCGCTGCTGGCCGTGGGAGGCGAGTGA
- a CDS encoding phosphonate ABC transporter, permease protein PhnE has protein sequence MSALREQRAQQGEWRPLPLIGDARLRWLLVLGVLVYLVLALSSISVNWARVAEGMSRGLNFLAAFTQPDFVSRRGDIVNGLLESLTMTLTSTVIGIALAIPVGLGAARNISPLPVYLLCRGIITVSRTFQEIIIAILFVVMFGFGPLAGMITLAFATIGFMAKLLAEDIEDLDWRQVEAVRATGASWWQTMNHSVQPQVMPRLIGLSMYRLDINFRESAVIGIVGAGGIGATLNTSISRYEYDTSAAILLIIIGIVLLCEYSSSHVRRWTQ, from the coding sequence ATGAGTGCGCTGCGTGAGCAACGGGCGCAGCAGGGCGAGTGGCGCCCGCTGCCGCTGATCGGCGATGCGCGGCTGCGCTGGCTGCTGGTGCTCGGCGTACTGGTGTATCTGGTGCTGGCGCTGAGCTCGATCAGCGTCAACTGGGCGCGGGTCGCCGAAGGCATGAGCCGCGGGCTCAACTTCCTGGCCGCCTTTACCCAACCGGATTTCGTCAGCCGCCGCGGCGATATCGTCAACGGCCTGCTGGAAAGCCTGACCATGACCCTGACCTCGACGGTGATCGGTATCGCGCTGGCGATTCCGGTGGGGCTAGGGGCGGCGCGTAATATCTCCCCGCTGCCGGTTTATCTGCTGTGTCGCGGCATCATCACCGTGTCGCGGACTTTCCAGGAGATCATCATCGCCATCCTGTTCGTGGTGATGTTCGGCTTCGGCCCCCTGGCGGGGATGATCACCCTGGCGTTTGCCACCATCGGCTTCATGGCCAAGCTGCTCGCCGAGGACATCGAGGATCTCGACTGGCGTCAGGTCGAGGCGGTACGGGCGACCGGCGCCAGCTGGTGGCAGACCATGAATCACTCGGTGCAGCCACAGGTGATGCCACGTCTGATCGGTCTCTCCATGTACCGTCTGGACATCAACTTCCGAGAATCAGCAGTGATCGGCATCGTCGGCGCGGGCGGCATCGGCGCGACCCTCAATACCTCGATCAGCCGCTACGAGTACGACACCTCGGCGGCGATCCTACTGATCATCATTGGCATCGTGCTGCTGTGTGAGTACAGCTCCAGCCACGTGCGCCGCTGGACCCAATAA
- a CDS encoding phosphonate ABC transporter, permease protein PhnE, which produces MPVSTNQQGEPIWRLRTSRAQWLGYLGWLVGMSLFLLCWKLISDSTMWVFVHDAGRQGSDLISRMLPPQWAYAHRLWKPMWDTINIATLGTLLGIAMAFPVAFLAARNTTPHPLIRSAALVIIVASRSINSLIWAMLLVTILGPGVLAGIIAIALRSIGFVGKLLYEAIEEIHPTPGEAISATGASRMQVMNYAVLPQVMPAFAGISVYRWDINIRESTVLGLVGAGGIGLQLNSAINSLAWNQVSVIFVMIFVTVLASEWVSARVRRAII; this is translated from the coding sequence ATGCCTGTTTCGACTAATCAGCAGGGCGAACCGATCTGGCGCCTGCGCACCAGTCGCGCCCAGTGGCTGGGCTATCTCGGCTGGCTGGTGGGCATGTCGCTGTTCCTGCTGTGCTGGAAGCTGATTTCCGACAGCACCATGTGGGTATTCGTCCATGATGCCGGCCGCCAGGGTAGCGATCTGATCAGCCGTATGCTGCCGCCGCAGTGGGCCTATGCCCATCGGCTGTGGAAGCCGATGTGGGACACCATCAATATCGCCACCCTGGGTACGCTGCTGGGTATCGCCATGGCGTTTCCGGTGGCCTTCCTGGCCGCGCGTAATACCACCCCGCACCCCCTGATCCGCAGCGCGGCCCTGGTGATCATCGTCGCCTCGCGTTCGATCAACTCGCTGATCTGGGCGATGCTGCTGGTCACTATCCTGGGGCCGGGGGTGCTGGCGGGTATCATCGCCATTGCGCTTCGCTCCATCGGCTTCGTCGGCAAGCTGCTCTATGAGGCCATCGAGGAGATCCACCCCACGCCGGGGGAGGCGATCAGCGCCACCGGGGCCAGTCGCATGCAGGTGATGAACTACGCCGTGCTGCCCCAGGTCATGCCGGCCTTCGCCGGGATCAGCGTGTATCGCTGGGACATCAACATCCGCGAATCGACAGTACTCGGCCTGGTCGGTGCCGGGGGCATCGGGCTGCAGCTCAACTCGGCGATCAACAGCCTGGCCTGGAATCAGGTCAGCGTGATCTTCGTGATGATCTTCGTCACGGTACTGGCCTCGGAGTGGGTGTCGGCCAGGGTGCGCCGCGCCATCATCTAA
- a CDS encoding cytochrome ubiquinol oxidase subunit I, whose protein sequence is MELDPLVLSRIQFAFVVSFHAIFPVFTIGLASYIALLHGLFYKTENPAWERLAVFWTKVFAVVFGMGVVSGIVMSFQFGTNWSNFSQAAANFLGPVLSYEVVTAFFLEAAFLGVLLFGRGKVPQGVHLFAAIMVAIGTFISTFWILSANSWMHTPAGVEFTDNSFFVVSWMEAIFNPSFPYRFGHMALASFITGGFVVAGVSAWYLLKGRDVEANKRALSMCLWLLLFLTPAQALMGDFHGLNTLEYQPTKVAAMEGNWETSEGVPLLLFALPDQAAQENRFEVGIPRLASLILTHDLDGEVPGLNEVSAEEQPPVALVFWAFRVMVGIGLLMIAVSLAGLVLRRGGRVYEHRGFLQLLRLMSVTPFIAVLAGWIVTEAGRAPWLVYGIMTHAEGLTPSLTGGMALFTLIGYAAVYGVVFYAGVYYLTRVVRNGMVPKEEERLIDEVERPMRPWSATHIPFDDDPAPAERS, encoded by the coding sequence ATGGAGCTTGATCCGCTCGTCCTGTCACGCATCCAATTCGCCTTCGTGGTCTCGTTCCACGCTATCTTTCCGGTGTTCACCATCGGGCTGGCGTCCTATATCGCCTTGCTGCACGGCCTGTTCTACAAGACCGAGAACCCCGCCTGGGAGCGTCTGGCGGTATTCTGGACCAAGGTCTTCGCGGTGGTGTTCGGCATGGGGGTGGTGTCGGGCATCGTGATGTCGTTTCAGTTCGGTACCAACTGGAGCAACTTCTCCCAGGCCGCTGCCAACTTCCTGGGGCCGGTGCTCAGCTACGAGGTGGTGACCGCCTTCTTCCTCGAGGCCGCGTTCCTCGGGGTGCTGCTCTTCGGCCGCGGCAAGGTGCCCCAGGGGGTTCACCTGTTCGCCGCGATCATGGTCGCCATCGGTACCTTCATCTCGACCTTCTGGATCCTCTCTGCCAATAGCTGGATGCACACCCCGGCGGGCGTCGAGTTCACCGACAACTCGTTTTTCGTGGTGTCGTGGATGGAGGCGATCTTCAATCCGTCGTTCCCGTATCGCTTTGGGCACATGGCGCTGGCGTCGTTCATCACCGGCGGTTTCGTGGTCGCCGGGGTCAGCGCCTGGTACCTGCTCAAGGGGCGCGACGTGGAGGCCAACAAGCGCGCGCTGTCGATGTGCCTGTGGCTGCTACTGTTCCTGACCCCGGCCCAGGCGCTGATGGGCGACTTCCACGGCCTCAATACCCTGGAGTACCAGCCGACCAAGGTGGCGGCGATGGAGGGCAACTGGGAGACTAGTGAGGGGGTGCCGTTGCTACTCTTCGCGCTGCCTGACCAGGCGGCCCAGGAAAACCGTTTCGAGGTCGGGATCCCGCGCCTGGCGAGCCTGATCCTGACCCACGACCTCGACGGCGAGGTGCCGGGCCTCAACGAGGTCAGCGCCGAGGAGCAGCCGCCGGTAGCGCTGGTGTTCTGGGCCTTCCGGGTGATGGTTGGCATCGGCCTGCTGATGATTGCGGTGTCGCTTGCGGGGCTGGTGCTGCGGCGCGGCGGCCGTGTCTATGAGCATCGCGGCTTTCTGCAGCTGCTGCGACTGATGAGCGTAACGCCCTTCATCGCGGTGCTGGCGGGCTGGATCGTTACCGAAGCGGGCCGTGCGCCGTGGCTGGTCTACGGCATCATGACCCACGCCGAAGGCCTGACGCCCTCGCTGACCGGCGGCATGGCGCTGTTCACCTTGATCGGCTACGCCGCGGTCTACGGCGTGGTGTTCTATGCCGGGGTCTACTACCTGACCCGGGTGGTGCGCAACGGCATGGTACCCAAGGAGGAAGAGCGGTTGATCGATGAAGTGGAGCGGCCCATGCGCCCGTGGTCGGCCACGCACATCCCGTTCGATGACGATCCGGCACCGGCGGAGAGGAGCTAA
- a CDS encoding cytochrome d ubiquinol oxidase subunit II: MEMFDLSLIWALIIGFGIMMYVLMDGFDLGLGILFPFAPDEDARDVMMNSVAPVWDGNETWLVLGGAGLLGAFPLVYSVFLPALYIGVFLMLAGLVFRGVAFELRFKSRKNRHWWNRAFCWGSSVAAFAQGAVVGTYIQGFETENFAYVGGAFDWLTPFTVLTGIGMMIGYALLGTTWLILKSEGYIQDWAYRITPRLLIGVVAIFFAISLWTPFVNPVVWERWFGNIQIIWILPGLATLCMALLVMSIRQRRELLPFMSTLGIFLFTYLGLVVSKWPVIVPPDYTIWDAASAPESQLFLLIGVLFVIPIILTYTAWTYWVFRGKVKVGEGYH, translated from the coding sequence ATGGAGATGTTCGATCTGTCACTGATCTGGGCGCTGATCATCGGCTTCGGGATCATGATGTACGTGCTCATGGATGGCTTCGATCTGGGCCTGGGGATCCTGTTCCCGTTCGCCCCGGACGAAGATGCCCGCGACGTGATGATGAACTCGGTGGCGCCGGTGTGGGACGGCAACGAGACCTGGCTGGTGCTGGGCGGGGCCGGCCTGCTGGGGGCCTTCCCGCTGGTCTACTCGGTGTTTCTGCCGGCGCTGTATATCGGCGTGTTCCTAATGCTAGCGGGGCTGGTATTCCGCGGCGTGGCCTTCGAGCTGCGCTTCAAGTCGCGCAAGAACCGCCACTGGTGGAACCGCGCCTTCTGCTGGGGCTCGTCGGTGGCGGCCTTCGCCCAGGGTGCGGTGGTCGGCACTTATATCCAGGGCTTCGAGACCGAGAACTTCGCCTACGTCGGCGGCGCCTTCGACTGGCTGACGCCGTTCACCGTGCTCACCGGCATCGGCATGATGATCGGCTATGCGCTGCTGGGGACTACCTGGCTGATCCTCAAGTCGGAGGGCTACATCCAGGACTGGGCCTACCGGATCACGCCCCGACTGCTGATTGGCGTGGTGGCGATCTTCTTCGCCATTAGCCTGTGGACGCCGTTCGTCAATCCTGTCGTCTGGGAGCGCTGGTTCGGCAACATCCAGATCATCTGGATACTGCCGGGGCTTGCCACGCTGTGCATGGCGCTGCTGGTGATGTCGATCAGGCAGCGCCGCGAGCTGCTACCGTTCATGTCGACGCTGGGCATCTTCCTGTTCACCTACCTCGGCCTGGTGGTCAGCAAGTGGCCGGTAATCGTGCCGCCCGACTACACCATCTGGGACGCCGCCTCGGCGCCGGAGTCGCAGCTGTTCCTGCTGATCGGCGTGCTGTTCGTGATACCCATCATCCTGACCTATACCGCCTGGACCTACTGGGTGTTCCGCGGCAAGGTCAAGGTGGGTGAGGGCTATCACTAA